The DNA region CCCTCTGTGAAATTGCCACTCTTTCTATGACCTGAATCATCAACGATTAATGTGAATCCTCTACTTATCCGGGTTTGACTACACTGATTCATCACCACCAGGCGACGCTCATTTACTTCTAAGGTTGACCAGGGCGCTTCCGTCAAAAAATGGTGTAATCGGTGGTAACTCACTCCGACAGCGTTATCCGCCATTTGAGACAGATTTTTTCGTTCACTTTCCCCTAATAATCCCCCGATATAGTTTCTAAACTCCCGTTTTTGTGCTTTATGTGTCCAGATATCATCAAAGCGTTTACACCATCTATCGAAGCAAGGGGGCATGGCGGCAGGAGTTGTCTCTTTCATCGCTCAAACTTTAACGTGAAATCTATGCCATGCTTAGATTATACCTTTATTGCTTCTCGATTTTTGTTTAAGTCCCGTTAGTTAACCTCAAGCCTAGCCGTTGGGAAATAAGCCTTACAGCTTGCTTCGCTAACGTACTTCACAGCCTTGAACAAAAGCATTTAGCCTAGGTTTAAAAAACATTGCAGCGATTATAAGTTGGCAATCTAGTGGTCTGTCAAGAACTAATTGACGGATAGAGCTGCTTCAATTTAATCCGAGCCTTAGTACATACATACTTCTACTATTCGTCAAAATTGCCTTGACAGACCACTAGTTAGGAGCCTCTACACGTTGACGTTGTTCCTCTGAAACTCTGCAAAAGAACGAAACCGTCCCGCCTCAAAATCGTCTAATCCACGCTGGATGCCTTCTACAGCTTCTTCGTAGTCTTGTGCTTCCCACTCTAGAACACTAGCTAGCAGTTCAGCGGCAACAGTTGCGACATCTTTTCCCTGTCTGGCAGCGTTCTCAAGGAGTTTCGCCTCTGCTTCTGGGCTAAGAGTCACAGTGATTGTCATGGGTCTGTTTTCCTCTACCTGCTTTCCTAAAACCAGAAATTAATCCCTAGCCCACCCATTGTAACAACCTGTTAGAACTGGGCTGTCGAGTGAGGAGCGATCGCCCAATCGATGATGCCTCTCACTTTAAATGACTCGGGAGTGCCACATTTACTGAATGCTATTCTCTTCTTGCTTTTTGATCAACCTAACTGCCGTATATACAGTAGAGAGGTAGAAATAGAACATCCAGGTATACCAGATAGGTTTATCGTAATCTTTCTTTTGCTTCTCATTGTGATGGCGGATATCATAATTGTTCGCTATGTTGAACAAGTCCTGTTCTTGTTGCGTCGCAACAGTTTTGAGTTTTGGGCGTAAGAATTCAAGAACATCTGCCAAATCCCTGATCGCATCGCGTCTATCATCTGGCGAAGAATGGCGATTTTTAAACTTCTGGATAGCTGCCTTCACCCGTACTTCTACATTCTCTGGGTCATATTCCGGTAGCTTTTCTTGAAGCAATGATTCCATTCCTGGATCGGGAAGAGCCAATATTTCTCCTGTTTTTGAAATTTCGTAGCCGTCTTTGTAATCGCGCAGCAATTCGTTAATCTCGTAACGAAATTTCTGATGCCCAGTCTCCTGGTTAAATTTTGTATAAAGCCAGCATTCCTCTACGTCGAGCCATACAGATTCCTCGGTGACAGCACTGATAGGTTCTGACACGCAGTCGTAGAGAAATTCGATGACATCAAACAAATCATCTTCAGAGTAAGAATTACATTTTTCTTCTATTGGATATAAATTCTGCTTGCGAAGCTTCCATAACATTGAAGCTTCAAGATCATAACCTAATGTGCCAGCCACACGCCCAACTTTGGAGTGAAAGTAGCCAAACGCTTCTTGAAAATATCCCTCCTGCAACATTTTTTTGTACACTACACAAAACAGCTGAAGAAGCATTGGTAATTCAAGCTTGGCTGCTGGATTCTTTCCCAGGCGTACAGAGTAATACGGTTTTTGTCTCATATAACCTGATAGTTTTAGCTTTTATTTCCCCGACATTTGAATCAGTAAATCGGCATCATGAATGAGTTGTTCGCTATCCAAACGGGACAACCTTTCACAGATTGTCTGGGTCAATGCCCCGTTCCCGCAACTTAGCAATCAAGTCTGCAAGTTGCTGCTCAGCCATCCTCGCCTGCTGCTCCGCTCGCTCAGCCCTTAGCCGCTCTTGCTGAATTACATTCTCTGGAGCAGGAAATCGGTTGCCTTGCTGGTCATACCAGTACAGCCATTCACGACTCCAGCCCTCATGCGTCCCCTGCTCATACCCAATCCCTAGCCCAATTTCCGGCATCCACACGGGATTTCCCCTCTGCCGCACGTAAGCTCCCCTCTCTAGGCGATAAACCTCAAACGGCTCATGCTTGTCCCGTTTCCAGTAGTCGGAATTATAGATGGTGTAATAAAGTACCCCCATCTCTGCATACTTAGTCATCTTGTCGTCGTATTCACCACCAGGCGTTTTAGAGACAACTTCCAAAACCCACTGAGGCACAACGTTGTTTTCTTGCCAGACGACATAACTCAATCGTCCTTTGGCACTCCTACGCCTTGGAACTCCCAGACTCAAGAAACCATCTGGCCCAATCGCTGCTTTGTCTGGGTGATAGTAGATTCCCAAGTTAACTCCCAAAAACCAGTCCATTCGGGAAGCCCACAAAAGAGCCAGGATTGCTCGTAGCAGATTAGGGATGAGGATTTGCAGCTCATTATCCACAGGGGTATTGTCAGTTTCAGGCAGGTCTTCTTCTGTAGGAAGATATTGCAACGAGTTGTACTCTACCATGACGACTACCCAAGGGATATGATGACTGTATCTTAACGGTTTTACCTCTCTAGAGGCAGCACTTGAAATCAAATCTGTAACGGCAGCTTTAGCGATCGCTCATCAGTCCAAAATCTCAATCGGAGAGAAGTTCCTGTCTAACTTCAGCTTCGGAACTGTCAGCATAAATACCAGTAGTAATCACGCGATCGGTTACTTCATCCAGATAGGAACGGAGAGTATTATTAAGTTCTTGGAATTCTGGCCAAAGGGTGTCGTTCACAAAGCTGACGGGAACACGAGCCATGACAGTAGTATGCTTCTGTCGGTAATAGCGGTAAGGCTCAATGCCGTAGCGACGCAACAATGCCAAAAACAGCTTCTTTGACCACATATCCGACAAGGTGAATTTGTATTCCACTGGTGGATCGAGTTTTTGAACGTCTTTAAGTTTTTCACGGATACGCTCTAAGGCATTGGCAGCAGCAACCTTCTCCCCCTTTGTCGTTGCACCCGCGAACAAAGCTTCAATGCGTTGCAGTTTTTCAATCAGCTTTTGTTCTTCAATCAAGATGAGTAGCTCACTATTTCAAGTTCAGCCGCAATGCCAAAATGGTCAGAGGGGTACACGGTGGGGTCATTGGGAGCAGGTTCGGTGAGAATGAGTTGGCAGTTTTGCACGCGCAGGTGCTGGTTGATAAACACGTAGTCCAGCGTACCGCGCCAAGGTCGCAAGTTGCGGTGAATCCATACGTTGACTAGGTATTTGACCAACCGACGCTGCAAGCTACGTCGTTTTCTTAAGGGTGTGGGACAGGTATATTCCGGCTCGTGACCGTGGTACGCTGCGTAAGCTGAGGTAAATCTCTCGCGCATCAGTGCGATCTGCGCTTCGCAGCAGCGCTTCGCTATCGCCGGTGTCTCAGGCATACCGTTAAAATCCCCTACTGCCACGATTGGCATATCGGGTGGTAACTTACCCAGCCAGTCGAGAAGCAACTGCACCTGCTTTACCCGTTCGGGTTTGGGACCAGGATACCAGTAATAATGCCCGTTACAAAATACCAATGGCTGACCGTCCACTTCAACCTGCACGTATTGGGCTACTCGTCCCTGAGTTTGCAAGTCAAGAGTGTCCTGTTGCGTGAAGGGATGACGGCTGAGAATTGCTCCTCCGTAATAGGGGAAACCTTTATCGTCTAGTCCTTTGGAAGGCACTAGCTGCACGTAAGGCATATTAAGCTGCTGTGCCAGCCAAGCGCTGTTGTCTTCTGGAAGCTTGACCTCCTGTAGTCCGATTAAATCTGCTTGTTGAGCTGCCAAACCCTCCACCAAGAGTTCGCGACGCTGCGCCCATTTTTCCATTTCAAACAGAATGTTAATCGTGACGACTTTGACCACTTGGCGATACGCTCCCAGGTTCGGACAAAAGCATTCAGTCTAGAGTTTAATGCTAAACTCCAGCATCTTTCGATTAGATAAAAACAGGCGTGAGTTTTGGGAATTAGGGAGGGGGTCGTGGAGTGGATAGAACCACTAAAGAAAGCGCACCAGACGCATATGTTGAGGGCACAGTCGTTTGGACAGGGGCAACAGGATAGCCCGAGTATTAATCCTGGGGACTGGTCATGGCGGTTTTGGCTTGCTGTACCACTCTACCCATACAATAGGCGGCGAACCCTTCGCAAAGAAGTTGTTAAGGACACCATCTGGACGTTCGACCAGTTGCAGGGCATCCTCTACACCGTCGTACCGATTCGCATGACCGTCGTTAAGCTGGAAAAAGGCGGTCTCCTCGTCTATGCGCCAGTTGCACCAACAAAAGAGTGTATCCGGCTGG from Microcoleus sp. AS-A8 includes:
- a CDS encoding transposase, with translation MKETTPAAMPPCFDRWCKRFDDIWTHKAQKREFRNYIGGLLGESERKNLSQMADNAVGVSYHRLHHFLTEAPWSTLEVNERRLVVMNQCSQTRISRGFTLIVDDSGHRKSGNFTEG
- a CDS encoding endonuclease/exonuclease/phosphatase family protein → MVKVVTINILFEMEKWAQRRELLVEGLAAQQADLIGLQEVKLPEDNSAWLAQQLNMPYVQLVPSKGLDDKGFPYYGGAILSRHPFTQQDTLDLQTQGRVAQYVQVEVDGQPLVFCNGHYYWYPGPKPERVKQVQLLLDWLGKLPPDMPIVAVGDFNGMPETPAIAKRCCEAQIALMRERFTSAYAAYHGHEPEYTCPTPLRKRRSLQRRLVKYLVNVWIHRNLRPWRGTLDYVFINQHLRVQNCQLILTEPAPNDPTVYPSDHFGIAAELEIVSYSS
- a CDS encoding Uma2 family endonuclease; its protein translation is MVEYNSLQYLPTEEDLPETDNTPVDNELQILIPNLLRAILALLWASRMDWFLGVNLGIYYHPDKAAIGPDGFLSLGVPRRRSAKGRLSYVVWQENNVVPQWVLEVVSKTPGGEYDDKMTKYAEMGVLYYTIYNSDYWKRDKHEPFEVYRLERGAYVRQRGNPVWMPEIGLGIGYEQGTHEGWSREWLYWYDQQGNRFPAPENVIQQERLRAERAEQQARMAEQQLADLIAKLRERGIDPDNL